The Candidatus Methylomirabilota bacterium genome includes a window with the following:
- a CDS encoding ABC transporter substrate-binding protein, with protein MLDPRLTQSVGLYQFAGLTSNRLVRYAFPDEASGAGDMSLKGDLAESWSASPDHRVWTFKLRQGVKWQNVAPLNGRELTSADIKYCFEAYAKEGVQTFNFKEIEGIETPDKYTVRLHMQTPNVFVAHALAEPISIVFAREVLEEDGDLKKRLIGTGPFVLKEHTRKVRAVLQRNPDYWDKGRPYLDEYIILMTPDDATRKAAFRAGQADFVWMASPSEVEAIRKTNPGAVVQAYHNSAVFFGLAMSQDKPPFNDVRVRRALSMAIDRQKQVDTVFEGHGILGWGVPYIYYQDKAPTAAQFGPWWQYKPAEAKKLLAEAGHPNGFSTTLFYYEYWPQMTSQVQLVQAELKKNLNIDVKITKLDYTTYYGRYVESKWEGLCWGFQSGHAVGVDERTYQYMHSKSTKNFFRVNDPQIDELTVKLRQTPDPKEQRVITKKIVDREFDQVARLWMPYDNGFIVAQPQVRNLASIALRRTDSYGSPHIARTWLDK; from the coding sequence GTGCTCGATCCGCGGCTGACCCAGTCGGTCGGTCTGTACCAGTTCGCCGGGCTGACCAGCAATCGGCTCGTCCGCTACGCTTTCCCCGACGAGGCCAGCGGCGCCGGCGACATGAGCCTGAAGGGCGATCTCGCCGAGTCCTGGTCGGCGAGCCCTGATCACCGCGTGTGGACCTTCAAACTGCGTCAGGGGGTGAAGTGGCAGAACGTGGCCCCCTTGAACGGCCGCGAGCTCACGTCCGCGGACATCAAGTACTGCTTCGAGGCATACGCCAAGGAAGGCGTGCAGACGTTCAACTTCAAGGAGATCGAGGGCATCGAGACGCCTGACAAGTACACGGTGCGCCTGCACATGCAGACGCCCAACGTGTTCGTGGCCCACGCCCTCGCGGAGCCCATTTCGATAGTCTTCGCGCGCGAGGTGCTCGAGGAGGATGGCGACCTCAAGAAGCGCCTCATCGGAACTGGGCCCTTCGTCCTGAAAGAGCACACACGCAAGGTGAGGGCCGTGCTGCAGCGCAACCCCGACTACTGGGACAAGGGTCGTCCATATCTGGACGAGTACATCATCCTCATGACACCGGACGACGCCACCCGCAAGGCCGCCTTCCGTGCCGGACAGGCTGACTTCGTCTGGATGGCCAGCCCCTCCGAGGTGGAAGCGATTCGCAAGACGAACCCGGGCGCCGTGGTTCAGGCCTATCACAATTCTGCGGTGTTCTTCGGTCTGGCCATGTCGCAGGACAAGCCGCCGTTCAATGATGTCCGGGTGCGCCGCGCCCTCTCCATGGCGATCGACCGCCAGAAGCAGGTGGATACGGTATTCGAGGGCCACGGCATCCTTGGTTGGGGGGTGCCCTACATCTACTATCAGGACAAGGCACCGACGGCGGCTCAGTTCGGCCCGTGGTGGCAGTACAAGCCGGCGGAGGCGAAGAAGCTCCTCGCCGAGGCCGGGCATCCCAACGGGTTCTCGACGACTCTCTTCTACTACGAGTATTGGCCGCAGATGACGTCGCAGGTGCAGCTCGTGCAGGCGGAGCTCAAGAAGAACCTGAACATCGACGTCAAGATCACCAAGCTCGACTACACGACGTACTACGGCCGCTATGTGGAATCTAAGTGGGAGGGGCTGTGTTGGGGTTTCCAGTCGGGCCATGCCGTCGGCGTCGACGAGCGGACCTACCAGTACATGCACTCCAAGTCGACCAAGAACTTCTTCCGGGTGAACGACCCGCAGATCGACGAGCTGACCGTCAAGCTGCGCCAGACTCCGGATCCCAAGGAACAGCGGGTGATCACCAAGAAGATCGTGGACCGCGAGTTCGATCAGGTGGCGCGGCTTTGGATGCCATATGACAACGGCTTCATCGTGGCCCAGCCGCAAGTGCGCAACCTCGCGTCGATCGCGCTGCGCCGCACCGACAGCTACGGATCGCCGCACATCGCGCGGACTTGGCTCGACAAGTAG
- a CDS encoding sigma-54 dependent transcriptional regulator — MRDAAGATLLVVDDEPEMRSLLEDIFTAEGMRVVSVADGSEAVEAYRREHPAVVLLDLMMPQKGGLEALPEIRQVDPLACVIILTAFVEIPKAVQAMRLGAYDYLTKPFVKDELALTVQRALEHRRLVARVEELETQTGPVGSLRALMGPSAAVSKVIATGLEAAAASGHVVIEGEPGTGKELIARVIHQQSARHDRPFVTLDCAAVAESSVETELFGYERGAVPGADRSRDGQLQRADRGTLFLDDVAALPAAIQSRLFRALRERRVQPVGGTRAVPIDVRVIAASRAPVDHEVRAGRLRQDLVQLLAESRVPVPPLRERREDIMALANRFAEEMAMERGRPLRAISEAAWQLLLAHAWPGNARELRDVIRRAVLRCDDIVEPDHLWPRGRKPDAPAPRHAPGGLSLRELADLGAAEAEQQAIREALRASRGNKSAAARLLKTDYKTLHVKMRQYAISGEEFRPA, encoded by the coding sequence ATGCGGGACGCGGCGGGGGCCACCCTGCTCGTCGTGGACGACGAGCCAGAGATGCGCTCGCTCCTAGAGGATATCTTCACGGCCGAAGGCATGCGCGTCGTCAGCGTCGCCGACGGCTCCGAAGCGGTGGAGGCCTATCGCCGCGAGCACCCCGCGGTGGTGCTGCTGGATCTCATGATGCCGCAGAAGGGGGGCCTCGAGGCCCTCCCCGAGATCCGGCAGGTCGATCCGCTCGCCTGCGTCATCATCCTCACCGCCTTCGTCGAGATCCCCAAGGCCGTCCAGGCCATGCGCCTCGGGGCCTACGACTACCTCACCAAGCCCTTCGTGAAGGACGAGCTGGCCCTCACCGTGCAGCGCGCCCTCGAGCATCGCCGTCTCGTCGCGCGCGTGGAGGAGCTGGAGACCCAGACGGGTCCGGTGGGATCGCTTCGGGCGCTCATGGGGCCGAGCGCGGCGGTCTCCAAGGTGATCGCCACGGGACTCGAGGCCGCGGCGGCCAGCGGCCACGTGGTCATCGAGGGCGAGCCCGGCACCGGCAAGGAGCTGATCGCGCGGGTCATTCACCAGCAGAGCGCCCGCCACGATCGTCCGTTCGTCACCCTCGACTGCGCCGCGGTGGCGGAGTCCTCGGTGGAGACCGAGCTATTCGGCTACGAGAGGGGCGCCGTGCCGGGAGCCGACCGCAGCCGCGACGGCCAGCTCCAGCGCGCGGACCGCGGCACGCTCTTCCTCGACGACGTGGCCGCACTGCCCGCGGCGATCCAGTCGCGCCTCTTCCGCGCGCTCCGCGAGCGGCGGGTGCAGCCGGTGGGCGGAACGCGCGCGGTCCCGATCGACGTGCGCGTGATCGCCGCGTCCCGCGCGCCCGTCGACCACGAGGTGCGGGCGGGGCGGCTTCGTCAGGATCTCGTCCAGCTCCTCGCCGAGAGCCGCGTCCCGGTGCCGCCGCTGCGGGAGCGCCGCGAGGACATCATGGCGCTCGCCAACCGCTTCGCCGAGGAGATGGCGATGGAGCGCGGCCGGCCTCTCCGCGCGATCTCCGAGGCGGCGTGGCAGCTTCTGCTCGCCCACGCGTGGCCCGGCAATGCCCGCGAGCTGCGCGACGTCATCCGGCGCGCAGTGCTGCGCTGCGACGACATCGTGGAGCCTGACCATCTCTGGCCGCGCGGGCGCAAGCCCGACGCGCCCGCGCCGCGCCACGCGCCGGGCGGGCTCTCGCTGCGCGAGCTCGCCGACCTGGGCGCCGCGGAGGCGGAGCAGCAGGCGATCCGCGAGGCGCTGCGCGCGAGCCGCGGCAACAAGAGCGCGGCGGCGCGCCTGCTCAAGACCGACTACAAGACCCTCCACGTGAAGATGCGGCAGTACGCCATTTCCGGCGAGGAGTTCCGCCCCGCTTGA